One stretch of Eupeodes corollae chromosome 2, idEupCoro1.1, whole genome shotgun sequence DNA includes these proteins:
- the LOC129944212 gene encoding TATA box-binding protein-like 1, with translation MKSQLKSNQEISKSNHRETEGSQNKAILMYISNNSGMATLLQQKNCMKTLTNGGGVSSNATNSNVSSSGGSTANGPSGGINTNGANTIVTHHHIHNHHLGSVVNATQQTRMLRPHEMVSIPIGSIVSTVGSGNGNSGSTQGALLVTGYQTTSHLHNNNNHHHHHSQPLTDLSVFSNSSQHKSNTMFSHNNQQQHYNVSATAATTTASGTTTQTRYFSQFSNNHHQQQQQQQHELNSILYPVSTTSSGTNTVNRIVSTNHHSASSPAAATNRNSNLHSNAYTIVKQELHPPNSNQLPHLQINQPAIKTEPQFDERVNGDKEQQNLIPNGNPSTPNGNATEELDAAAAPTPAVVEEAEPEPEIDIVINNVVCSFSVRCHLNLREIALQGFNVEFRRENGMVTMKLRRPYTTASIWSSGRITCTGATSEDQAKIAARRYARCLQKLGFRVRFNNFRVVNVLGTCSMPFAIKIVNFSEKYKKEASYEPELHPGVTYKLRYPKATLKIFSTGSITVTAASVANVQAAVEHIFPLVYEFRKKRSPEELETLRLKQLHNQVELADVEETVVHSPPSAKRKRRKVDTDGQEEDVDDPTITDPNATDDIIMVSEFDDPEDLIEGPDDEDDDL, from the exons ATGAAATCCCAACTAAAAAGCAATCAAGAGATATCAAAATCAAACCATCGAGAAACAGAAGGAAGCCAAAATAAAGCAATTTTAATGTATATTAGTAACAACAGTGGCATGGCTACCTTGTTACAACAAAAGAACTGTATGAAAACTCTCACAAATGGCGGTGGTGTCTCCTCAAATGCAACCAATAGCAATGTATCATCATCAGGCGGATCCACCGCCAACGGTCCATCAGGAGGAATCAACACAAATGGTGCCAATACCATAGTCACACATCATCATATCCATAATCATCATTTAGGGAGCGTTGTTAATGCAACACAACAGACCCGAATGTTGAGGCCGCACGAAATGGTTAGTATACCGATTGGCAGCATTGTATCAACAGTTGGCAGCGGTAACGGCAATAGCGGCTCAACACAGGGTGCTTTACTCGTCACTGGATATCAAACGACATCTCAtcttcataataataataatcatcatcatcatcatagtcaGCCATTGACCGACCTGAGTGTATTCAGCAACAGTAGTCAACATAAAAGCAACACAATGTTTAGCCATAATAATCAGCAGCAACATTACAATGTCTCAgccacagcagcaacaacaacagcatcagGAACCACCACACAAACTCGATACTTCTCACAATTTAGCAATAATCATcatcagcaacagcagcagcagcagcatgaGCTGAACAGCATTCTCTATCCAGTATCGACGACGTCCTCTGGCACAAACACCGTCAATAGAATCGTCTCCACAAATCACCATTCAGCATCTTCACCCGCCGCCGCCACTAATAGGAACTCGAACCTTCATTCGAATGCATACACAATTGTGAAGCAAGAGCTTCATCCACCGAACTCTAATCAGCTTCCTCACCTGCAAATAAATCAGCCTGCTATTAAAACTGAGCCGCAATTCGATGAACGGGTCAATGGTGATAAGGAGCAGCAAAATTTAATACCAAATGGTAATCCTTCCACCCCCAACGGAAACGCAACTGAAGAACTTGACGCCGCCGCTGCTCCAACTCCTGCTGTGGTAGAGGAAGCAGAGCCGGAGCCAGAAATTGATATAGTTATAAACAATGTTGTGTGCTCCTTTAGTGTGCGATGCCACTTGAATTTGCGTGAGATTGCGTTGCAAGGTTTCAATGTGGAATTTCGACGTGAGAACGGTATGGTTACTATGAAATTGAGGCGTCCATATACAACGGCTTCAATCTGGTCATCGGGACGTATAACATGTACTGGTGCTACATCCGAGGATCAG gCTAAAATTGCGGCTCGCCGCTACGCACGTTGCCTTCAGAAATTGGGATTTAGGGTACGCTTTAATAATTTCCGTGTTGTAAATGTTTTGGGCACGTGTAGTATGCCATTTGCCATTAAGATTGTCAACTTCTCGGAAAAATACAAGAAGGAAGCTAGCTATGAACCAGAGTTGCATCCTGGTGTTACATACAAGTTACGATACCCTAAGGCCACATTGAAGATCTTTTCAACTGGAAGCATTACTGTCACTG CTGCCAGTGTGGCAAATGTACAAGCTGCCGTAGAACACATCTTTCCTCTGGTTTATGAGTTCCGTAAGAAACGATCTCCCGAAGAACTGGAAACACTGAGACTTAAACAACTGCATAACCAAGTTGAACTAGCAGATGTTGAAGAAACTGTTGTACATTCCCCGCCTTCTGcaaaaagaaaacgaagaaaAGTCGACACCGATGGTCAGGAAGAAGATGTCGATGATCCAACCATAACAGACCCCAATGCCACAGATGATATTATAATGGTATCTGAGTTTGATGATCCAGAAGATTTGATTGAAGGTCCcgacgatgaagatgatgatttgTAA